A single window of Methanoregula sp. DNA harbors:
- a CDS encoding inorganic phosphate transporter, whose protein sequence is MDALVLAGIVLALLFNFVNGMNDAANSIATIVATRVLSPLKAVAMAAFFNLAGPLIFTTAVAKTIGKGIVDPMFLTIPVLLIGLFVAVLWVFLSSWLGIPISATHALVGGLIGSAAAYAGTGVIVLPPPGTIMGLFIYTAIGAGIGTAAFFIMGISKKEEAMLTLIAQGAFAGAVLSVPVVIITGLLKISGMFAILVFIVISPLLGFVFAYLLSLLFVRRFRNDNTKKMNFLSKKLQIVSASFYSLGHGSNDAQNAMGIITAFLVAGGVLTEFIVPLWVIVLSSAAIALGTLLGGWEVVKTMARRITNLRPYQGFCAETSGGVALSFVTSFGVPVSTTHAITGSIMGVGASRGSSQVQWGIVRQIITAWVLTIPITSVTAYLLFSLYRIMIF, encoded by the coding sequence ATGGATGCCCTCGTTCTTGCCGGTATCGTTCTCGCCCTGCTTTTTAATTTTGTAAACGGTATGAACGATGCGGCAAATTCGATTGCCACAATTGTCGCCACACGGGTTCTCAGCCCGCTAAAAGCGGTGGCGATGGCTGCTTTTTTTAACCTGGCCGGTCCGCTTATCTTCACGACTGCAGTAGCAAAGACGATCGGAAAAGGGATTGTTGATCCAATGTTTCTGACGATACCTGTGCTTCTGATCGGTTTATTTGTCGCGGTCCTCTGGGTATTTCTCTCATCCTGGCTGGGCATCCCAATATCGGCAACCCACGCGTTGGTGGGGGGTCTTATCGGATCCGCTGCTGCATATGCCGGGACCGGCGTGATTGTCCTGCCCCCTCCGGGCACAATCATGGGATTGTTCATTTATACTGCTATTGGTGCAGGTATCGGAACGGCTGCTTTCTTTATCATGGGGATATCAAAAAAAGAAGAAGCAATGCTCACCCTCATCGCTCAGGGGGCATTTGCCGGGGCAGTGCTCTCTGTCCCGGTTGTTATCATCACGGGACTGTTGAAAATCTCAGGGATGTTTGCGATCCTCGTATTTATTGTCATTTCACCCCTTCTCGGGTTTGTCTTCGCATACCTCCTCTCCCTTCTTTTTGTCCGCCGCTTCAGGAATGACAATACGAAAAAAATGAACTTCCTGTCAAAAAAACTGCAGATTGTTTCTGCCTCGTTCTATAGCCTCGGGCACGGGAGCAACGATGCCCAGAATGCTATGGGAATCATTACAGCATTCCTGGTCGCAGGCGGGGTGCTCACCGAATTCATTGTACCTCTCTGGGTGATTGTTCTGTCCAGTGCTGCGATAGCGCTCGGCACATTATTAGGAGGGTGGGAGGTGGTTAAAACCATGGCGAGAAGGATTACCAATCTCCGTCCATACCAAGGATTCTGTGCGGAAACTTCTGGAGGTGTAGCCCTTTCCTTTGTCACTTCGTTCGGTGTCCCGGTCTCGACAACCCATGCGATCACCGGTTCGATCATGGGCGTCGGTGCCTCACGGGGATCTTCTCAGGTTCAGTGGGGGATTGTGCGGCAGATCATTACCGCATGGGTATTGACCATCCCGATCACGTCCGTCACCGCGTATTTATTATTTTCCCTCTACCGGATTATGATATTCTGA
- a CDS encoding cation:proton antiporter, whose translation MDIAITILFLGILIFLGNIFTLVFTRTKIPDLLFLIGIGLIIGPVLGIVSPESFGIVGPIFTIITLAIILFEGGLHLRIETIRQSFTGTIELCLVSFVVSMLLATAVLYYSGLLTFLPALMLGAIIGGTSSAVVIPMIDFLNVRKETGAILALESAITDVLCIVTMLTILDVYLLGTVDLKIITGRLFASFFMAVFLGVLGGVIWSAIYHRLGNFKSIFLTPAYLFIIYGIIDMLGYSGAIAALAFGVTLGNLDSFRISQFFPSENNIAQVELTPSEKMFFAQLVSLLKTFFFIYIGLSIEFTSTISFLAGIGITLALFAARIVIVHVSIPRTTPVWDASVIAVMIPKGLAAAVLAAIPLQMGVVGGEFIETTTYAIILFSIVICSILVLLLERTPFRKLYGVIFKKFGRENGQGGSQAADPVV comes from the coding sequence ATGGATATCGCGATTACAATCCTGTTCCTTGGCATCCTCATCTTTTTGGGAAACATTTTCACGCTTGTTTTTACAAGGACCAAGATCCCTGACCTGCTCTTTTTAATCGGTATCGGTCTAATCATAGGTCCGGTACTGGGAATTGTTTCGCCCGAATCGTTTGGGATCGTCGGGCCGATCTTTACGATAATTACCCTTGCCATCATCCTGTTTGAGGGAGGGCTGCATCTCCGTATCGAGACGATACGGCAGTCATTTACAGGGACAATCGAGCTCTGCCTGGTCTCGTTTGTCGTCAGTATGCTGCTTGCAACAGCTGTGCTCTATTATTCAGGGTTGCTGACATTTCTGCCCGCCCTTATGCTGGGTGCGATCATCGGCGGGACCTCTTCTGCGGTCGTTATCCCGATGATCGACTTTTTAAATGTCCGCAAAGAGACCGGGGCAATCCTTGCGCTGGAGTCGGCCATAACCGATGTCCTCTGCATTGTCACGATGCTCACCATCCTCGATGTATACCTGCTCGGCACCGTTGACCTCAAAATTATAACCGGCAGACTCTTTGCCTCATTTTTCATGGCAGTCTTTCTGGGCGTGCTTGGCGGTGTGATCTGGTCGGCAATTTACCACCGGCTGGGGAATTTTAAAAGCATCTTTTTAACCCCCGCATACCTCTTCATCATCTACGGGATCATCGACATGCTGGGTTACAGCGGTGCGATTGCCGCCCTTGCTTTTGGGGTGACCTTAGGAAACCTCGATTCATTCAGAATCTCGCAGTTCTTCCCGTCGGAAAATAATATTGCTCAGGTCGAGCTCACTCCCTCTGAGAAAATGTTTTTTGCCCAGCTGGTTTCACTCCTGAAAACATTCTTTTTTATCTATATCGGGCTCTCAATCGAATTTACCAGCACCATCTCATTCCTTGCCGGTATCGGCATCACGCTCGCGCTCTTTGCTGCACGCATCGTTATCGTGCATGTATCAATACCCCGGACAACTCCGGTCTGGGACGCAAGCGTTATAGCCGTGATGATCCCCAAAGGGCTGGCAGCCGCAGTGCTTGCAGCAATCCCGCTCCAGATGGGAGTGGTTGGAGGGGAGTTCATCGAAACAACGACATACGCGATCATCCTGTTCTCTATCGTCATCTGTTCGATCCTGGTG